From Erwinia sp. HDF1-3R, one genomic window encodes:
- the rnd gene encoding ribonuclease D yields the protein MITTNEALAELCQTARQFPALALDTEFVRTRTYYPRLGLIQLYDGEHIALIDPLPITEWAPFRDLLLDEGVIKFLHAGSEDLEVFLHEYGVLPTPMIDTQILAAFTGRPMSCGFATLVESFTGIALDKSESRTDWIARPLTEKQCQYAAADVFYLLPIAHKLMAEAGAAGKLDAALDECGLLCRRRQVVVAPEEAYRDITNAWQLRPRQLAALRLMAAWRLDMAREKDMAVNFVVREENLWKVARFMPGSLGELDHLGLAGQEIRFHGRALVGMVAQANAFDDSELPEPIVNLIDNPAYKAAFKALKSLVVAAAEQHGVSQELLASRRQINQLLSWYWKIKPQEIRPELIDGWRGQLLGNDIMALLQAEYA from the coding sequence ATGATAACCACCAACGAGGCGCTGGCTGAACTTTGTCAGACTGCCCGTCAGTTCCCCGCGCTGGCGCTGGATACCGAATTCGTCCGGACCCGTACCTATTATCCCCGGCTGGGGCTGATTCAACTGTATGACGGGGAGCACATCGCGCTTATTGACCCTCTCCCTATTACCGAGTGGGCACCGTTTCGCGACCTGCTGCTTGACGAGGGTGTCATCAAGTTCCTGCATGCTGGCAGCGAAGACCTGGAAGTCTTTTTGCACGAGTATGGCGTTCTGCCCACGCCGATGATTGATACCCAAATACTTGCTGCCTTTACCGGACGCCCGATGTCCTGCGGCTTCGCCACGCTTGTTGAATCCTTTACCGGCATCGCACTGGATAAAAGTGAATCCCGCACCGACTGGATTGCGCGACCGCTGACGGAAAAGCAGTGCCAGTATGCCGCCGCCGATGTGTTCTATCTGCTGCCCATCGCCCACAAGCTGATGGCCGAAGCCGGGGCCGCCGGTAAGCTGGACGCTGCGCTTGATGAGTGTGGGCTGCTGTGCCGACGTCGACAGGTGGTGGTTGCGCCTGAAGAGGCTTACCGTGACATCACCAATGCCTGGCAGCTGCGTCCACGCCAGCTGGCGGCGCTGCGTTTGATGGCGGCCTGGCGGCTTGACATGGCTCGCGAAAAGGATATGGCGGTTAACTTTGTTGTGCGCGAGGAGAACCTGTGGAAGGTGGCGCGCTTTATGCCGGGGTCGCTGGGCGAACTCGATCACCTCGGTCTGGCCGGTCAGGAGATCCGTTTTCACGGCAGGGCATTGGTGGGCATGGTGGCGCAGGCAAATGCCTTTGATGACAGCGAGCTACCCGAGCCGATCGTTAACCTGATTGACAATCCTGCCTACAAAGCGGCATTCAAGGCGCTAAAATCGCTCGTGGTGGCGGCCGCTGAGCAACACGGCGTCAGCCAGGAACTGCTGGCTTCACGTCGTCAGATTAATCAGCTGTTAAGCTGGTACTGGAAAATAAAGCCGCAGGAAATAAGGCCAGAGCTGATTGATGGCTGGCGGGGACAGCTGTTAGGCAACGACATCATGGCGCTGCTGCAGGCTGAATACGCCTGA
- a CDS encoding YcgL domain-containing protein — protein sequence MFCVIYRSPKRDQTYLYVEKKDDFSRVPEELLRGFGKPQMAMMLPLDGSKRLVNASLDKVKASLQEQGYYLQVPPPLESLLKSHLETAKKPN from the coding sequence ATGTTTTGTGTGATCTACAGAAGTCCAAAGCGTGACCAGACTTATCTTTATGTTGAAAAAAAGGACGATTTCTCCCGCGTGCCGGAAGAACTGCTCAGGGGTTTTGGCAAGCCGCAAATGGCGATGATGCTGCCGCTTGATGGCAGTAAGCGTCTGGTCAATGCCAGCCTGGATAAGGTAAAAGCCAGTCTGCAAGAGCAGGGTTATTATTTACAAGTTCCCCCGCCGCTGGAAAGTTTGCTTAAGAGTCATCTGGAAACGGCGAAGAAGCCTAATTAA
- the minC gene encoding septum site-determining protein MinC yields the protein MSQTPIELKGSSFTLSVVHLHHADPDVVRQAIQDKVNQAPAFLKNAPVVLNVASLTRDVNWRQMQEAITSAGLHIVGVSGCKDESLKRVISRAGLPLLSEGKEQQRSAEIIEPPAPQPAAEPAAVRTRLINTPVRSGQQIYAKNSDLIVTSSVSAGAELIADGNIHIYGMMRGRALAGASGDRECQIFCTSLSAELVSIAGEYWIMDQIPAEFFAKASRLCLKDGELTIQTLN from the coding sequence ATGTCACAAACGCCAATTGAGTTAAAAGGCAGCAGTTTTACTCTGTCAGTTGTTCACCTGCACCATGCCGATCCGGACGTGGTTCGTCAGGCGATTCAGGATAAAGTCAATCAGGCGCCAGCCTTTTTGAAAAATGCGCCGGTCGTGTTAAACGTGGCTTCATTAACCCGCGACGTCAACTGGCGACAGATGCAGGAAGCGATTACCTCCGCCGGATTGCATATCGTTGGCGTTAGCGGCTGTAAAGACGAGTCGTTAAAACGTGTTATCAGCCGGGCAGGTCTGCCGCTGCTGTCGGAAGGCAAGGAGCAGCAAAGAAGCGCTGAGATTATTGAGCCTCCCGCCCCGCAGCCTGCCGCTGAACCTGCCGCCGTCAGAACCCGATTAATTAATACGCCGGTCCGATCGGGTCAGCAAATTTACGCTAAAAACAGCGATCTGATTGTGACCAGCAGCGTTAGCGCCGGGGCGGAATTGATTGCTGATGGCAATATCCATATTTATGGCATGATGCGTGGTCGCGCCCTTGCCGGTGCGAGTGGCGATCGTGAATGCCAGATTTTTTGTACCAGCTTATCAGCCGAGCTGGTTTCCATCGCCGGTGAATACTGGATTATGGACCAGATCCCTGCTGAATTTTTTGCAAAAGCCTCGCGTCTTTGTTTAAAAGATGGCGAGCTGACTATACAGACACTGAACTGA
- the minD gene encoding septum site-determining protein MinD, whose product MARIIVVTSGKGGVGKTTSSAAIATGLAQKGKKTVVIDFDIGLRNLDLIMGCERRVVYDFVNVIQGDATLNQALIKDKRTEKLFILPASQTRDKDALTREGVEKVLDDLGKMDFDFIVCDSPAGIETGALMALYFADEAIITTNPEVSSVRDSDRILGILSSKSRRAENGQDPIKEHLLLTRYNPGRVNRGDMLSMEDVLEILRIPLAGVIPEDQSVLRASNQGEPVILDAESDAGKAYADTVDRILGEERPFRFIEEEKKGFLKRLFGG is encoded by the coding sequence ATGGCACGCATTATTGTAGTTACTTCGGGTAAAGGAGGCGTGGGAAAAACCACGTCCAGCGCGGCCATCGCTACCGGTTTAGCCCAGAAAGGTAAAAAAACCGTGGTGATCGATTTTGATATCGGCCTGCGTAATCTCGATCTGATTATGGGCTGTGAGCGCCGCGTAGTGTACGACTTTGTGAACGTAATACAGGGTGACGCTACGCTGAATCAGGCTCTGATTAAGGATAAGCGTACCGAAAAACTCTTTATTCTGCCTGCTTCGCAGACCCGTGATAAAGACGCGCTAACGCGTGAAGGCGTTGAGAAGGTGCTGGATGACCTCGGGAAAATGGACTTCGACTTTATCGTCTGTGACTCCCCGGCCGGGATCGAAACCGGTGCGCTGATGGCGCTTTACTTCGCCGATGAAGCCATTATTACTACCAACCCTGAAGTCTCCTCCGTGCGTGACTCCGACCGCATCCTGGGCATCCTCTCGTCGAAATCCCGTCGGGCAGAAAACGGCCAGGATCCGATTAAAGAACATCTGCTGTTAACCCGTTACAATCCGGGCCGCGTTAACCGTGGTGATATGCTGAGCATGGAAGACGTGCTGGAGATCCTGCGTATTCCACTGGCGGGCGTTATCCCGGAAGATCAGTCCGTGCTGCGTGCCTCCAACCAGGGCGAGCCGGTCATTCTTGACGCTGAATCCGATGCGGGCAAAGCCTATGCCGATACCGTTGACCGTATTCTCGGTGAAGAACGCCCCTTCCGCTTCATTGAAGAAGAGAAGAAGGGTTTCCTGAAACGCCTGTTTGGGGGATAA
- the minE gene encoding cell division topological specificity factor MinE, with the protein MALLDFFLSRKKSTANIAKERLQIIVAERRRGDSEPHYLPQLKRDILEVICRYVKIDPEMLSVKLDQKDDDISILELNVTLPEAEDAPK; encoded by the coding sequence ATGGCCTTACTCGATTTCTTTTTATCCCGTAAAAAGAGCACAGCCAATATAGCCAAGGAGCGGCTGCAGATTATCGTGGCAGAACGCAGGAGGGGCGATAGCGAGCCCCACTATCTGCCACAGCTGAAGAGGGATATTTTGGAAGTCATCTGCAGGTATGTGAAGATCGATCCAGAGATGCTTAGCGTGAAGCTGGATCAGAAAGACGACGACATTTCGATTCTGGAGCTAAACGTGACGCTCCCGGAGGCAGAAGACGCCCCGAAATGA